The genomic stretch ACCATCACCATCAGGGGCACCAACGACGCGCCCACGGTGGCGGCGTCCACGGCGAGCGTGGCTGAAGACACGACCCAGGTCAYCGGCACGCTGCCCGCGCCCACGGATGTGGACAGCACGGACACCCCGACCTATGTGGCGCAGACGGRAACCGCCGGTCAGTACGGCAGCTTTACCCTCAATGRCGACGGCTCCTACACCTACTCCCTGAACAACGRCCTGGCTGCGGTGCAGGCCCTGGGCGTCAACGACACCCTGACGGAAACCCTCAGCTACACGGTGAGCGACGGCCACGGCGGCACGGCTACCAACAACCTGACCATCACCATCAGGGGCACCAACGACGCGCCCACGGTGGCGGCGTCCACGGCGAGCGTGGCTGAAGACACGACCCAGGTCACC from Desulfovibrio legallii encodes the following:
- a CDS encoding VCBS domain-containing protein, coding for TITIRGTNDAPTVAASTASVAEDTTQVXGTLPAPTDVDSTDTPTYVAQTXTAGQYGSFTLNXDGSYTYSLNNXLAAVQALGVNDTLTETLSYTVSDGHGGTATNNLTITIRGTNDAPTVAASTASVAEDTTQVT